A DNA window from Engystomops pustulosus chromosome 10, aEngPut4.maternal, whole genome shotgun sequence contains the following coding sequences:
- the NRDC gene encoding nardilysin — protein sequence MPARNPHKAACPCPATHGENTAGRGEPETGGNEEDTDIIKSPSDPKKYRFIQLDNGLRALLISDLASAGHSDSESSDDEEEDDDEEESDEDESGDEEEDDDEDTEDEDEECAKDKKGCTEKLSAAALCIGVGSFSDPEDLPGLAHFLEHMVFMGSDKYPDENGFDAFLKKHGGSDNASTDCERTIFQFDVQRKHFKEALDRWAQFFISPLMVSDAIDREVQAVDSEYELARPSDSNRKEMLFGSLAKPGHPMGKFFWGNAQTLKYEPEEKNIDTHARLRDFYRAYYSAHYMTLSVQSNETLDTLEEWVKEIFSNIPNNGLQKPSFSHLTDPFDTPGFNLLYRVVPIKKVHALTITWALPPQETFYKVKPLHYISWLIGHEGKGSILSLLRKKCWALALFGGNSETGFEQNTTYSVFSISITLTDAGYEHFYEVTHLVFQYLKMLQQLGPQERIFQEIQKIEANEFRYQEQTDPIEYVENICENMQLFPKEDFLTGDQLLFEYIPEVIGDALRELTPGKANLLLLSPDNEGKCNLKEKWFGTQYSIEEIDAKWKDLWASDYPVNPDLHLPAENKFIATDFTLKTSDCPDREYPEKIQDMEQGCLWYKKDNKFKIPKAYIRFHLISPLIQQSPETLVLFDIFVNILAHGLAEPAYEADVAQLEYKLVAGEHGLVIKVKGFNHKLPLLFELIIDHLADFTASPDVYEMITEQLKKTYFNLLIKPEKLGKDVRLLILEHNRWSMMEKYHTILKGLTLEQLLSFVEQFKSRLYVEGLVQGNFTSKESAEFLNYVISKLKFLPLENKVPVQFQVLEIPTSHHLCKVKSLNKGDCNSEVTVYYQSGARNLRDYTLMELLVMHMEEPCFDFLRTKQTLGYHVYPTCRNTSGILGFSVTVETQANKFNSEVVDKKIEEFLVSFGDKIENLTEDAFKTQVKALIKLKECEDTHLGEEVDRNWAEVLTQQYLFDRLEHEIEVLRTFSKEDMTRWFQAHRGSDRKVLSVHVVGFGEKETDVTSSQTPSGEPESSYGDLTHLIFLPASPLMGDAVQISDIRSFTSTLKLLPYHKIIQ from the exons ATGCCCGCCCGCAACCCGCACAAAGCCGCCTGCCCATGCCCGGCCACCCACGGGGAGAACACGGCGGGCAGGGGGGAGCCCGAGACCGGGGGCAACGAGGAGGACACAGACATCATCAAATCTCCCAGTGACCCCAAGAAATACCG ATTTATTCAGCTGGATAATGGTCTCCGAGCCCTGCTCATCTCTGATCTGGCCTCCGCTGGTCACTCAGACTCTGAATCCTCTGATGATGaggaagaagatgatgatgaagagGAGTCGGATGAAGATGAGAGCGGAGATGAGGAAGAGGACGATGATGAGGATACGGAGGATGAGGACGAGGAATGTGCTAAGGATAAGAAGGGCTGCACTGAGAAGCTG TCTGCAGCCGCCCTTTGCATCGGAGTGGGAAGTTTCAGTGATCCAGAAGATCTCCCGGGATTAGCGCACTTCTTGGAGCACA TGGTCTTCATGGGCAGTGACAAATACCCAGATGAGAACGGCTTTGACGCATTTCTTAAAAAACATGGGGGCAGTGATAACGCCTCCACGGACTGCGAGCGCACGATTTTCCAGTTTGATGTCCAGCGGAAGCATTTCAAGGAGGCCCTGGACCG GTGGGCACAGTTCTTCATCTCCCCGCTGATGGTCAGTGATGCCATAGACCGGGAAGTACAAGCCGTGGATAGTG AGTATGAGCTCGCCCGCCCCTCTGATTCCAACCGTAAAGAAATGCTTTTTGGGAGTTTGGCCAAACCTGGTCATCCAATGGGAAAGTTTTTCTGGG GAAATGCTCAAACTTTAAAGTATGAACCTGAAGAGAAGAACATTGACACCCACGCCCGGCTGCGAGACTTCTACAGGGCGTACTACTCTGCGCACTACATGACCCTGTCTGTACAGTCTAACG AGACTCTAGATACACTGGAGGAATGGGTGAAGGAGATTTTCAGCAATATTCCAAACAA cGGTTTGCAAAAACCTAGTTTTAGCCACCTGACTGACCCTTTCGACACCCCAGGGTTTAATTTACTGTACAGAG TTGTTCCTATCAAGAAAGTTCACGCTCTCACCATCACATGGGCTCTTCCACCCCAGGAAACATTTTACAA GGTGAAACCTCTTCACTATATTTCATGGCTCATAGGACACGAGGGGAAAGGCAGCATCCTGTCCCTGCTGCGTAAGAA GTGCTGGGCACTCGCTTTGTTCGGAGGGAACAGTGAGACGGGTTTTGAGCAGAACACAACGTACTCTGTCTTCAGTATCTCCATCACGCTGACAGATGCTGGATATGAGCACTTCTATGAG gttaCTCATCTTGTATTCCAGTATCTAAAAATGTTACAGCAACTCGGTCCACAGGAGAG GATCTTCCAGGAAATTCAGAAAATTGAGGCCAATGAATTTCGCTATCAGGAGCAG ACTGACCCAATAGAATATGTGGAGAATATCTGTGAGAATATGCAGCTTTTCCCCAAAGAAGATTTCCTGACGGGAGACCAGCTCCTCTTTGAGTACATCCCCGAG GTGATAGGAGACGCACTTCGAGAATTAACCCCTGGGAAAGCGAACCTGCTGCTCCTGTCCCCGGATAACGAAGGCAAATGTAACCTGAAGGAGAAGTGGTTCGGGACTCAGTATAGCATCGAAG AGATTGATGCAAAGTGGAAAGATCTGTGGGCCAGTGATTATCCTGTAAACCCAGATCTTCATCTCCCGGCTGAAAATAAGTTTAtag CCACTGACTTCACCCTGAAGACGTCGGACTGTCCCGATAGAGAGTATCCAGAGAAGATACAGGACATGGAGCAGGGCTGCCTCTGGTACAAGAAAGACAACAAGTTTAAGATCCCTAAAG CTTACATCCGCTTTCATCTGATCTCTCCATTAATACAGCAATCCCCCGAAAC GTTGGTTCTCTTTGACATCTTTGTGAATATCCTGGCTCACGGACTGGCGGAGCCGGCGTACGAGGCCGACGTGGCACAACTAGAATACAAACTGGTGGCCGGAGAGCACGGACTGGTCATTAAAGTGAAAGGATTCAACCACAAACTTCCG CTCCTTTTTGAGTTGATCATCGATCACCTGGCCGACTTCACAGCTTCTCCTGACGTCTATGAGATGATTACAGAACAGCTGAAGAAGACGTACTTCAACCTTCTGATCAAACCTGAGAAACTGGGAAA GGATGTCCGGCTCCTGATCTTGGAACATAATCGCTGGTCCATGATGGAAAAATATCACACTATTCTCAAGGGCCTGACACTGGAACAACTACTCTCATTCGTTGAGCAGTTCAAGTCTCGGCTATACGTAGAAGGCTTGGTCCAGGGAAACTTCACTAGTAAG GAGTCTGCAGAATTCCTGAATTACGTTATAAG TAAGTTGAAGTTCCTACCCCTGGAGAACAAGGTCCCGGTGCAGTTCCAGGTGTTGGAAATCCCGACCTCTCACCATCTGTGTAAGGTCAAGTCTCTGAATAAAGGCGACTGCAACTCGGAGGTCACCGTGTATTACCAG TCTGGTGCGAGGAACTTGCGCGATTACACATTGATGGAGCTGCTGGTA atGCACATGGAGGAACCTTGCTTTGATTTCCTAAGGACCAAGCAAACTCTTGG GTACCACGTGTATCCAACCTGCAGAAATACATCTGGAATTCTGGGATTTTCAGTCACAGTGGAAACACAGGCAAATAAATTCAA ctCTGAAGTGGTGGACAAGAAAATAGAAGAATTCCTGGTTTCCTTTGGGGACAAAATTGAGAACTTAACGGAAGACGCCTTTAAAACGCAG GTGAAGGCTTTAATAAAGCTGAAGGAGTGCGAGGACACTCACCTGGGAGAAGAAGTGGACCGGAACTGGGCAGAAGTCCTCACCCAGCAGTATCTCTTTGACCGCTTGGAGCACGAG ATTGAGGTCCTGAGGACATTTAGTAAAGAAGACATGACCCGCTGGTTTCAGGCTCATAGAGGCTCGGACAGGAAGGTGTTGAGCGTGCAT GTGGTTGGATTTGGAGAGAAGGAAACGGATGTCACCTCCTCGCAGACTCCATCGggagaacccgaatcctcctacGGAGACCTCACACACCTGATTTTCCTCCCTGCGTCTCCGCTCATGGGCGACGCGGTACAGATCAGCGACATCCGCAGCTTTACCAGTACCTTAAAACTGCTGCCGTATCACAAAATAATCCAATGA